CGACTCCCTCGGCCGCGACGCCTGTCCCGACCGCCGTCCCGGACACCACGACCCCGGGGACCACCCCGCCCGTGACCCCGCTGCCGGGGCGCTGATGGCGGCGCGACACCGCCCGTATCCGAGCGACCAGCTCCCGGATGCTGAATGGTTTCGCCAGGTAGTCGTCGGCGCCGAGTTCGAGGCCCAGCACACGGTCGGCCTCCTCGCCGCGCGCGCTGAGGATGATGATGGGGACGTCGGAGGTCCGGCGGATCCCGCGGCAGACGTCGATGCCGTCCATGTCGGGCAGGCCGAGGTCCAGCAGGACGACGTCGCCGTGCGGACCTCTCAACCCGTCGGCGCCGTTCGCCACGTGGTGGACGGTCAGGCCGAAGTGCCGCAGCCCGTCGGCGAGCGGTTCGGCGATCGTCTCGTCGTCCTCGATGAGCAGCACTCGTACGCCCATGGCCGCCTGTCTCTCCAGAAAGTCGGGACAACACGAGAGCCGTGCTGTGGGGCGCCACGCTACAAGAGAACGAACAGTTGTGTGCAGGGAATCCGGAGCATTGTGAAATGACCCTCAGAAACCGCTTGTATTCGGTTGTCCGACCTGCGAAGGAAGGGTGACTGGCTGAAATCTGTGGAAAACCTGGCGTCGCTTTAGTGTTCTCTTAACCTTCCTCTGGTCATCGCCCCTCTACTGTCGTCAAGGCAGGTCCGTGCAGGTCAGGACAGGTCGGAACAGGTCGGAACCAGTACAGGGAGGCACGATGAAGGCGTTGCTGGATCGCGCCCGGTCGTTCAAACGGCGGGTTGACTTCGAGAGCGACGAATACCGGAAACTCGCCGTCGGACAATTTCCCGAGGCGCTGTTCATTACCTGCTCGGACTCGCGGGTGATTCCCGCTCTGATCACCGGCGCGCGGCCCGGCGAGATATTCGAGCTGCGAAATGCGGGCAACATCGTGCCGCCGCACGACGCGTACGGGGCCGCCTCCGGTGAGGCCGCCACCATCGAGTACGCGCTGGAGGTGCTCGGCGTTCAGGACATCGTGGTGTGTGGTCATTCCCACTGCGGTGCGATGGGCGCCTTGAAGTACGGCGCCGACCTGTCCGGCCTGCCCAGGGTGGACGCGTGGCTCGACTACGCCAGGCCCGCCCTCGAACCGGTCCTTGGGCACGGCACGGGCAGGAACGGCACCGGCGGAGACGACGCGGGCGAGAACGGCACCGGCGGAGACGGCCCCGGCAGGGACGGCTCCGGCAGGGACAGTGCCTCGTCCGAGGATCCCGCCCTGCGTGAGGTCGTCCAGCTCAACATCCGCAACCAGCTCGCCGTTCTGCGGGACTACCCGGTCGCCAGGCAGCAACTCGACGCCGGGCGGCTCCGGTTGCACGGC
The DNA window shown above is from Streptomyces akebiae and carries:
- a CDS encoding carbonic anhydrase: MKALLDRARSFKRRVDFESDEYRKLAVGQFPEALFITCSDSRVIPALITGARPGEIFELRNAGNIVPPHDAYGAASGEAATIEYALEVLGVQDIVVCGHSHCGAMGALKYGADLSGLPRVDAWLDYARPALEPVLGHGTGRNGTGGDDAGENGTGGDGPGRDGSGRDSASSEDPALREVVQLNIRNQLAVLRDYPVARQQLDAGRLRLHGWYYEIDTGKVHELDADGGFQVHGS